The genomic interval GTTTCCACGCATCACTGGTATCGGTATATAACACGGGCCATGCGACTAAAAAGGCGACCCCAATAATGGGGACTTTACAGCCCATTTTTTTAGCGGTGTAAGCATGACCAAGTTCATGAAGAAGCTTAATTACGCCAAGCGTCAACATATAAACCCCAAAGCCTTCCGCATTAAAAAAATGTAAAAAGGTACTGATAAAACGGTCTAATTGTCTAAGGGCTAAAAATCCCCCCATTAACATTAATAATGCTAACCCCATAAAGACGGGCGGCGTGCCTAACCATGCGACATAATTCAGTGTTTTTGTTAAAAAACGGTCGGATTTCCAAAAGGGAATTCTAAAAAATAAATAGCTTTTCGCTAAATAGGTTAGCCAGCCTTTTTTCTGCATTTTTAACTGTTGTTGAGCGTACCAACTTTTTTGGCTGTCATCCCCTAGAGTTAAATTATTCACCCTTAAAAAATTAAATAATTGAGCCACTTCATCCGTAGTGACGTTATAACCTATTTTTAAGGTCGCTAACTGAGCAATTTTTTCTTCATCGCCTTGACCACAAAAAAGTAATAAATTCATTTCTAATTCGCCAATCCGAAAATAGCGATTACTTAAGGGATCATGCAGCATCCATGAGGGCGCACCTTCTAAATCCGCCTCAGCAGGATACAAATTAAGTTCTTGACGTAAGCAAGGTGGGGGGGATTTTTGTGCTTCTGGCACATTATTTCCTAAAGTCCCAGCCATTGTCTTGCGGCGGCAAAGGGTCGTCTAAAGAGATAATAATATAAAGGCACGGAAGCTCCATAAATTTTTGCGGTTCCTCGTAATCCAATACGCGGGGGGGTTGTCGTTACGGGAAAATCAGCGCGCGCTCTAAAGGCAAATAAACCTTCGGGTGACATTTCAGCTTGAAAATTAACATAGTTTAACTGGGCCTCTTGTGAAATTTCAGGTGAAACATTTAAAAACAATTCAACCTGAGCCTGTTTGGGTAATTCAATACTGTCCCCTACCGCTAACCACATTTCAAGTTCAGCGGATGCGGCATTGGCGAGGGTTAATAATCGTTCCCCCAGTTGAACAGGTTTTCCTTCCAATTCATAAACATCAGGAACAATAGCCACCCCTGAACGCTCAGCATGAATATTAATTCGCTTTAATAACGATTTAACATAATTGACTTCGGTGTATCGCTGTTCAATACGAGCCGCCAACATGGGAATTTCAGCGGATGATTCGGAATCTAAAATCGAACTTTGTTGCGCTCGGCGGTATTCGGCCTTTGCAATTTCAAGTTCTTGGGTGGCAACATCCAGACGCGATTGCAACTCAGTATCATCCAAACGCACTAACAGTGAACCTTTTACCACTGCTTTGTTAGGAAGGGCTAAAACTTCTTTAATAACGCCTTTGAGGGGGGCGCGAACCACCATGGGATTTTTAGGAACAACTTCCGCTTGTGCTAATACCGATAAGGGGATGGGTATTAATAAAATAGCCACTAAAACGACCACTAAAGAAGCCCAAATCACGGTTTTTACATTTTTTAAAGCGGCAAAGGCCGCGTGTTTCTTGTGTGATAATAATTCAACCGAATACGCAATGGCATTCCCCCAATACTGCAGTAATCTTAATTCATCCGCTTGCCAGCTTTGTGAACGCGCTAATAATAATCCACCTAAACATTCCCCATCAGCGGATAAGAGCGGTAACCATAAGACTTCTTGGGGTAAAAATTCATCCCAACCACGTATTTCCTCGGCGGAAAAAAAACATTCCTTACCTTCTTTTTTGATGATGGACGGCTCCATTAAGTTTTTTGAGACCAACTGCTTACAAATCGGTTTTAACCAAATATAAAAAGGGGCTTCTTTAACGGGCATGGGAATACCTGAAATCGCCTCAATGTTTCGATGACCTCGAAAATGACGATAAAAAACGGCTAGCTGGTAAGGGGCTATTTTTTGAGAATCATTGACTAAAAAATGACCTAATTCTGCTAAGGTGAGTTTACTTCGCAACTGCTGTTGTAGAAGTAAAATATCCGTTATAACAAGATTATTTTTCTTTGTTGCTGACATTGCTTGAACTCTTAACCGCTGTGAACGTTACTTCGCCACTCATGCCAGGTAATAAATTTTTAGGGGGGCGTATTAATTTTCCAATGATACGGATGGTTTGGCTAACAGGGTCAATCATACCCACATGGCGATCAATCTTTGCATTAATCGGGGTATTTACTTCATCTAATTGAATTGAAAATTGAGTACCCTTCGGGGTTTTTTTCAATCGTTTTGATGGAATGACCATTTCAATTTCAAGACTACTCGAATCAACCAGTTCTAATAAGGGGTCGCCCTCTTTTATATATTGATGCGCTTGGGCTATTTTATTAGAAATAATCGCTGAAAAGGGCGCGGTAATCGTACAATCCGCTAACATCACCTCCGTTTTTTTGAGTTCTGCTTTTTGAATAGCGACTTCAGATTTTGCTAAGGTTACCTCTAACAAACTAATATTTTTATAGCTCGCCAACTTCGTATTGACGGCTAATTTATTTTCTGCGGCATTCAGTCTGGCTAAAATCACCGCTTTTTCAGCCATTTCGGCGCGACAATCAAAGGTTGCAATTTTTTGACCTTTTTTGATTCGTTGACCGTGAGTCACGGGAAAGCTAATTAGTTTTCCTGATAAGCCCGCAGAAATGATCGTAAATTGTCTTGCACGCAGTTGACCGCGTAATCCATTTTTTAATTGCGGAAGAGCTAGGGATGTTAACGGAGATTGAATAACCTCATCCGCATAAACAGCCGTAATCCCGATACTAGGGGTTATTAATGTTGCCAAAAGTAGAGGATAAAAAAAGTCAGGTATTAATTTAAAATTCATGGGTCATAACGTAATAAAGTGAGTTTAAATAATCTTTAATGATTGCTAATTTTAATAACGCAGCCTCATTTCAGCTAAAGGAACCGCTTTAATTTTACTCGCATGTCCCGCGCTTCCAAAGGCTTCATAACGCGCCTGACAAATAGCTTGCATGGCTTCTCTCGCGGCATTATAAATTTTACGCGGATCAAAGTCAGCTGCATTTTCAGGTTGAGCCAAATAATGACGAATCGCTCCCGTTGAGGCCATTCGTAAATCCGTATCAATATTTACTTTGCGAACTCCGTATTTAATTCCCTCAATAATTTCAGATACAGGCACCCCATAAGTTTGGGTAATATTTCCCCCGTGATCGTTAATGCTTTTTAACCACTCTTGAGGAACAGAGCTTGAACCGTGCATCACAAAATGGGTATTCGGTAATTTTTGCTGTAATTTTTTTAATAGGCTAATAACCAACACATCCCCCGTTGGTGGCTTGCTAAATTTATAAGCACCGTGACTGGTACCTATCGCAACCGCTAATGCATCCACTTGGGTTTGCTGTACAAACTCAACCGCCTCATCTGGATCGGTTAATAACTGTTTATTATTTTTTGTCGTAGTCGAGGTTAACGCGCCTAAACAACCGATTTCACCTTCCACAGAAACCCCACACGCATGAGCCATTTTAACGACGGTTTGAGTCACCTTGACATTATAGTCAAAGGAGGACGGCCTTTTCATATCGTCAAGTAACGACCCATCCATCATCACCGAACTAAAGCCAGACTGAATCGCTTGTATACAAAGATCGGCTGACGGCCCATGATCGCGGTGCATCACCACGGGAATATGAGGATATTGTTCAATGGCCGCAAGAATTAAATGGCGTAAAAAAGGCTCGCCTGCATACGTTCTCGCCCCTGCGGAATCTTGAATAATCACAGGACTATTACACGCATTAGCCGCTTGCATAATCGCTTGAACCTGCTCCATATTACTGACGTTAAAGGAGGGAATCGCAAAGCTGTGTTCGGCCGCATAATCCAAAAGTTGCCGCAGGGATACTAATGCCATAATTGAAGAGTCCTTGAATTTATTTACTAAAAAGTTTTAGGATTAACGCTTAAACATTGAATAAAAAATGGCGTCATTAGATCGCAACCACTTTATTTAAATCAAAGTCTTTTATTTCACTGCGATTTTTGTAACCGCGTGTATTACTTAAAATACGCGTTCCTAATACCTGATAATCATTTTGACTATGAATGTGACCATGAAACCAAGCACTAATATCATAAGTATTAATAATTTCATGCAACGAATTGCAATAGGCTATTTTTTTTAATTCATTATTAGTTTCATGCCAACTTAAGGGAACGGGGGCGTGATGCGTAACAACCACCGTTTTTCCATCAAAAGGTTCATCGAGTTCATTTTCTAACCATAAAAGTGAGGATCTATGGAGTCGAGTGAAAAGAGCAGGATTAAAAAAATCATCTTTGAAACGAATATTTCTAAAATCATTAAGCCGCGTGCTTAGTTTGTTAGCTTTTTTTTCCCCTTGATTTAATAAATCCGTCCATAACGTACAGCCTAAAAAGCGAACCCCATTCATAATGAGTACATCTTTTTCTAAAAAATGAACATTACTATTCGTGCAGCTATTCCGCAGCATATTAAGGGTTCTTCGGTATTCATGGGTATAAAATTCATGGTTGCCTGCAATATAAATAACAGGCTTGTTAATGCCTTTAAGCCAATTAACCCCCTGTCTTCCTACACCTATATCACCTGCTGCAATGACAAGATCAGCATCGGTTTCAGGTCGCTCTAAACGACCAAACTCTAAATGAATATCTGAAAAATAGTTTATCCGTACCATTTATAACTCTATTACCTATCCTGTATGGAGTATAATTTCACTAAGTATCGCTATTCTTTCAGATATTCGTATTTTTTCCAACAAAGAATTTTATTATGTC from Methylococcales bacterium carries:
- a CDS encoding metallophosphoesterase, whose amino-acid sequence is MVRINYFSDIHLEFGRLERPETDADLVIAAGDIGVGRQGVNWLKGINKPVIYIAGNHEFYTHEYRRTLNMLRNSCTNSNVHFLEKDVLIMNGVRFLGCTLWTDLLNQGEKKANKLSTRLNDFRNIRFKDDFFNPALFTRLHRSSLLWLENELDEPFDGKTVVVTHHAPVPLSWHETNNELKKIAYCNSLHEIINTYDISAWFHGHIHSQNDYQVLGTRILSNTRGYKNRSEIKDFDLNKVVAI
- the fba gene encoding class II fructose-bisphosphate aldolase (catalyzes the reversible aldol condensation of dihydroxyacetonephosphate and glyceraldehyde 3-phosphate in the Calvin cycle, glycolysis, and/or gluconeogenesis) → MALVSLRQLLDYAAEHSFAIPSFNVSNMEQVQAIMQAANACNSPVIIQDSAGARTYAGEPFLRHLILAAIEQYPHIPVVMHRDHGPSADLCIQAIQSGFSSVMMDGSLLDDMKRPSSFDYNVKVTQTVVKMAHACGVSVEGEIGCLGALTSTTTKNNKQLLTDPDEAVEFVQQTQVDALAVAIGTSHGAYKFSKPPTGDVLVISLLKKLQQKLPNTHFVMHGSSSVPQEWLKSINDHGGNITQTYGVPVSEIIEGIKYGVRKVNIDTDLRMASTGAIRHYLAQPENAADFDPRKIYNAAREAMQAICQARYEAFGSAGHASKIKAVPLAEMRLRY
- a CDS encoding efflux RND transporter periplasmic adaptor subunit, which gives rise to MATLITPSIGITAVYADEVIQSPLTSLALPQLKNGLRGQLRARQFTIISAGLSGKLISFPVTHGQRIKKGQKIATFDCRAEMAEKAVILARLNAAENKLAVNTKLASYKNISLLEVTLAKSEVAIQKAELKKTEVMLADCTITAPFSAIISNKIAQAHQYIKEGDPLLELVDSSSLEIEMVIPSKRLKKTPKGTQFSIQLDEVNTPINAKIDRHVGMIDPVSQTIRIIGKLIRPPKNLLPGMSGEVTFTAVKSSSNVSNKEK